One candidate division WOR-3 bacterium DNA window includes the following coding sequences:
- the cmr1 gene encoding type III-B CRISPR module RAMP protein Cmr1, translating into MYKLILKCRVITPMFMAGGDGRTPELRPSEFKGMMRWWWRAIRAEEDIKKLREEECKIFGGTGEGMGKSKIKITVRPERISYGDNVRDEIMNYEGLKYL; encoded by the coding sequence ATGTATAAGTTAATTTTAAAATGTAGGGTTATAACTCCGATGTTTATGGCAGGGGGTGATGGGAGAACTCCAGAACTTAGACCTTCAGAATTCAAGGGCATGATGCGATGGTGGTGGCGGGCAATTAGGGCAGAAGAGGATATAAAAAAATTAAGAGAGGAAGAATGCAAAATTTTTGGCGGGACAGGAGAGGGAATGGGAAAGAGTAAGATAAAAATAACGGTAAGACCTGAAAGAATATCTTATGGAGATAATGTCCGTGATGAGATAATGAACTATGAAGGATTAAAATACCT
- a CDS encoding CRISPR-associated endonuclease Cas3'': protein MPGILFSAPGENYIEHIQRCEERFRLVYPLFKTTISRVIPHNHLEEAFMKMIFFHDLGKLTYKWQENLGTNKKLPSHAPIGAALLYKILPVNIREPLSFAVAIHHTDSGLLGDNIERPDVQAILEDIVDYEGNIIWHEETSKLDNNLFPDEAKNLIINDLKEMARGLRKWSRGCGLLEQHQRRMQVALAHHLLKLCDISAASERKEYQEKEGNDFYGGWLMVEKIEEYVENKKLFLGGINV, encoded by the coding sequence ATGCCGGGTATTTTATTTAGTGCTCCAGGGGAAAACTATATAGAGCATATTCAAAGGTGTGAGGAAAGATTTCGCCTTGTTTATCCTCTGTTTAAAACTACAATTTCAAGAGTTATTCCGCATAACCATTTAGAAGAAGCCTTTATGAAAATGATTTTCTTTCATGACCTCGGAAAACTCACCTACAAATGGCAGGAAAACTTAGGGACTAATAAAAAATTGCCTTCCCATGCACCTATTGGTGCAGCCCTCCTTTATAAAATTCTCCCTGTAAATATAAGGGAACCTCTTAGCTTTGCAGTAGCCATTCATCATACAGATAGTGGGCTTCTTGGAGACAATATTGAAAGACCCGATGTGCAGGCTATATTGGAGGATATAGTTGATTACGAAGGAAATATAATCTGGCATGAAGAGACCTCTAAGTTAGATAATAATTTATTTCCAGATGAGGCAAAGAATCTTATCATTAATGACTTAAAAGAGATGGCAAGGGGCTTAAGGAAATGGTCAAGGGGTTGTGGCTTATTGGAACAGCATCAAAGAAGGATGCAGGTAGCATTAGCTCATCATCTACTTAAACTTTGCGATATTTCAGCTGCCTCTGAAAGAAAGGAGTATCAGGAAAAGGAGGGAAATGATTTTTACGGAGGCTGGTTGATGGTGGAGAAGATAGAAGAATATGTGGAGAATAAGAAACTGTTTTTGGGAGGCATAAATGTATAA
- the cas3 gene encoding CRISPR-associated helicase Cas3', producing the protein MEEVNNFYINFFNFKCRYFQKELWEKINKNEFPLLIRASTGSGKTEAVLAPFLSQFIDKNFFIAPRLIYVLPMRVLVNSIAQRIKKYAERISPHITVEVQHGDLPNSPFFIADIVVTTLDQFLYGFARSSHQVGRHIDVPAGAIASSLVVFDEAHMYRDEFTFAIMRALMEILHKSNIPFIVMTATMPKSLEDSLFENIDIDEGRKIIGKIDLNSTLKITLCEEPLVRGNEVNFSDELLQKIKSKKTLIILNQVSRAQKVYEEIKKRLDLEENEIVLLHSQFTRKDREKHETRALSLMPHREDGKIIKPEGTGIVVSTQVLEAGIDFSAELLLTELAPADSLVQRAGRCARYEGEKGEMIIFHVEDDNGHLPYKKEHLEKTSEWLQNNSNFNIKNFNEVCSFVDATLDYKANDYEARDTLIDLYECVLYADSKPSNIQVREGKPITLVVVNLSIGEGRKKEERIKDAINKTNIRDNSISVDFRVGWRLLKDGVLKYKINFDQEKGLEIQEVKDKKKDKKKDISPFSYYLLESDYYDELKGVVPDAGYFI; encoded by the coding sequence ATGGAAGAAGTAAATAATTTTTATATTAATTTTTTTAATTTTAAATGCCGTTATTTTCAAAAAGAATTATGGGAGAAAATCAATAAAAATGAATTTCCACTCTTAATCAGGGCTTCCACTGGTTCAGGTAAAACAGAAGCAGTTCTTGCTCCATTTTTATCTCAATTTATTGATAAAAACTTTTTCATCGCTCCAAGGCTGATTTATGTCTTACCCATGAGGGTGCTTGTAAATAGTATTGCTCAGAGGATCAAAAAGTATGCAGAAAGAATTTCGCCCCACATCACAGTTGAAGTTCAGCATGGAGACCTCCCCAACTCACCTTTTTTCATAGCAGACATAGTTGTAACAACCCTTGACCAGTTTCTTTATGGTTTTGCAAGGTCAAGCCATCAGGTAGGCAGACATATTGATGTGCCTGCTGGTGCCATTGCCTCATCTCTGGTGGTATTTGATGAAGCTCATATGTATAGAGATGAGTTTACCTTTGCCATAATGCGAGCCCTGATGGAGATACTCCATAAAAGTAATATTCCCTTCATAGTTATGACTGCTACTATGCCTAAAAGCTTAGAGGATAGCCTTTTTGAAAATATTGACATAGATGAAGGCAGGAAGATTATCGGGAAGATAGATTTAAACTCAACTCTAAAGATAACCCTATGCGAAGAGCCTCTTGTCAGAGGCAATGAAGTGAATTTTTCAGATGAACTCTTACAAAAAATAAAATCCAAAAAGACACTGATAATTTTAAATCAGGTAAGTAGAGCTCAAAAGGTTTATGAAGAAATTAAAAAGAGACTTGATTTAGAGGAGAATGAGATAGTCTTGCTTCATTCGCAGTTTACAAGAAAAGATAGAGAAAAACACGAAACAAGGGCACTTTCTCTTATGCCCCATAGAGAAGACGGAAAAATTATAAAACCAGAAGGAACTGGCATAGTAGTCTCAACTCAGGTGCTTGAAGCAGGCATAGATTTTTCGGCAGAGCTTTTGCTTACAGAATTAGCTCCAGCAGATTCACTTGTGCAGAGGGCTGGAAGATGCGCAAGATATGAAGGAGAAAAGGGAGAGATGATTATCTTCCATGTTGAAGATGATAATGGGCATTTACCATACAAAAAAGAGCATTTAGAAAAGACCAGCGAGTGGTTACAAAATAATAGCAATTTCAATATCAAAAACTTTAACGAGGTTTGCTCCTTTGTTGATGCTACCCTTGATTACAAGGCAAATGATTATGAGGCAAGGGATACCCTGATTGACTTGTATGAGTGTGTTCTATATGCTGATTCTAAACCTTCAAATATACAGGTTAGAGAGGGAAAACCCATTACCCTTGTAGTTGTTAACCTTTCAATAGGTGAAGGGCGAAAAAAAGAAGAAAGGATTAAGGATGCAATTAATAAAACAAACATTAGGGATAATTCCATAAGTGTAGACTTTAGAGTTGGATGGAGACTATTAAAGGATGGAGTTTTAAAATATAAGATTAATTTTGACCAAGAAAAGGGTTTAGAGATTCAAGAGGTAAAAGATAAGAAAAAAGATAAGAAAAAAGATATATCACCTTTCAGTTATTATCTCCTTGAAAGTGATTATTATGATGAGCTTAAAGGGGTGGTGCCTGATGCCGGGTATTTTATTTAG
- a CDS encoding MarR family winged helix-turn-helix transcriptional regulator: protein MTNLNELDTKIIYIFEKITNLSKVLFWNISKETGISPLGIQVILFLAENPAERALPSFISEELGVTRATLSEALKTLIKKELIKEEKSKKDKRYKFLKLTERGEKVLNKILSGYRGEISKGLKALKLRDKRELYTLLLKIISEFQDKNVIRISRMCINCANFVKNAFPDPVKKHLCKLTGKKLSDYDIKVKCDYSKPIF, encoded by the coding sequence ATGACAAATTTAAATGAGCTTGATACAAAAATCATATATATATTTGAAAAGATAACGAACCTATCAAAGGTTTTATTCTGGAATATATCAAAGGAAACAGGTATATCACCTCTTGGAATTCAGGTAATATTATTTCTTGCTGAAAATCCAGCAGAAAGAGCCTTACCATCTTTTATATCCGAGGAACTGGGAGTAACAAGAGCTACACTTTCTGAAGCTCTAAAAACATTAATTAAAAAGGAATTAATAAAAGAGGAGAAAAGTAAAAAGGATAAGAGATACAAATTTTTAAAACTTACAGAAAGGGGAGAAAAAGTTTTAAATAAAATTCTCTCAGGTTACAGAGGCGAAATATCAAAGGGATTAAAAGCATTAAAATTAAGGGATAAAAGAGAACTTTATACTCTTTTACTAAAAATAATTTCAGAATTTCAAGATAAAAACGTTATAAGAATTTCAAGGATGTGCATTAACTGCGCAAATTTTGTAAAAAATGCCTTTCCTGACCCTGTTAAAAAACATTTATGTAAACTTACAGGCAAAAAACTTTCTGATTATGATATAAAAGTTAAGTGTGATTACAGTAAACCTATTTTTTAG
- the msrA gene encoding peptide-methionine (S)-S-oxide reductase MsrA, with protein sequence MEKKFKLATFAGGCFWCMEEAFHKIEGVIDVISGYTGGQKENPTYEEVSSGKTGHYEAVQVIYDPEKISYQDLLEVFWSHIDPTDPEGQFADRGEQYKTAIFYHDEEQKFLAEKSKELLEKSGIFENPIVTEIKKFEKFYKAEDYHQDFYKKEPIRYCFYKYFSGREKFIWNVWREKLKNLKYKKDPRYKKPSKEELKKKLTELQYKVTQENYTEKPFENEYYKNDRPGIYVDIVSGEVLFSSLDQFDSGCGWPSFTKPLEEDNLIYKIDTSHNMVRVEVRSKHGDSHLGHLFDDGPAPTGLRYCINSASLRFIPLEDLEKEGYGEYKKIFEKTKK encoded by the coding sequence CCTTCCATAAAATTGAAGGTGTTATTGATGTTATTTCAGGTTATACAGGTGGTCAAAAGGAAAATCCCACCTATGAAGAGGTTTCATCTGGTAAAACAGGTCATTATGAAGCGGTTCAGGTTATCTATGATCCAGAGAAAATTTCATATCAGGATTTATTAGAAGTTTTCTGGTCTCATATAGACCCCACTGATCCTGAAGGGCAGTTTGCAGATAGAGGAGAGCAGTATAAAACAGCAATTTTTTATCATGATGAGGAACAGAAATTCCTTGCTGAAAAATCAAAGGAATTACTTGAAAAATCCGGTATTTTTGAAAATCCAATTGTTACTGAAATAAAAAAATTTGAAAAATTTTATAAGGCAGAGGATTATCATCAGGATTTTTATAAGAAAGAACCGATTAGATACTGTTTTTACAAATACTTTTCAGGTAGAGAGAAATTTATATGGAATGTTTGGAGAGAAAAGTTAAAAAACTTGAAATACAAAAAAGACCCGAGATACAAAAAACCCTCAAAGGAAGAATTAAAGAAAAAATTAACAGAACTTCAGTATAAGGTAACACAGGAAAACTATACTGAAAAACCCTTTGAAAATGAATATTATAAAAATGATAGACCTGGTATTTATGTTGATATTGTTTCAGGCGAAGTTTTGTTTTCAAGTCTTGATCAATTTGATTCTGGATGTGGATGGCCTTCCTTTACAAAACCTCTTGAGGAGGATAATTTAATTTATAAAATTGATACATCCCATAATATGGTCAGGGTTGAAGTAAGGTCCAAACACGGGGATTCCCATCTTGGACACTTATTTGATGATGGTCCTGCACCAACTGGATTAAGATACTGCATAAATTCAGCATCTTTAAGGTTTATTCCCCTTGAAGATTTAGAAAAAGAAGGCTACGGTGAATATAAAAAAATTTTTGAAAAGACTAAAAAATAG